In Allorhizobium pseudoryzae, the genomic window CGCTTCGAACTGCCGGAAATCCACTATGTCTACGAACCGGTCGCGGCCGCCTATTATTTCGCCCAGTCGCTGACCCATGATGCCAACGTGCTGGTGGCGGATTTCGGCGGCGGCACGACCGACTATTCACTCATCCGCTTCGAACGCCATGCGGGAGAGCTGAAGGCGATCCCCGTCGGCCATTCCGGCGTCGGAATTGCCGGCGATCATTTCGACTACCGGCTGATCGACAATCTCGTCTCGCCGGAAATCGGCAAGGGCAGCCACTTCAAGAGTTTCGGCAAACTGCTCGACGTGCCGGCTGGCTACTATGCGAACTTCGGTCGCTGGAACCAGCTGTCGATCTTCAAGACGACCCGCGAATTCGCCGATCTGCAGTCGCTCGTGCGCTCCGCCACGGAGCCGGACAAGCTGGAACTCTTCATCGAACTCATCGAGCACGACGAGGGTTACCCGCTCTATCAGGCGATTTCCGCCACCAAGATGGCATTGTCCCACGAGGAGGAAGCGGAGTTCCACTTCTCGCCCCTCGGCAAGGCCGGCCACAAGACGGTGAAGCGCGCCGATTTCGAGACCTGGATCGCCGACGACCTGGCGCGCATCGAGGAGGCGCTGGACGAGGTGCTGGTGAAGACCAACACGCCGGCAGCGGATGTCGACAAGGTGTTCCTCACCGGCGGCACCTCGTTTGTGCCCGCGGTACGCGATCTCTTTCGGCGGCGCTTCGATGCCGACCGCATCGAAAGCGGCGGCGAGTTGCTGTCGATCGCTCACGGCTTGGCGCTGATCGGCGAAAGCGGGGATGTCGGCCGCTGGGCGGCGTGATGTCGCTTTATCCGGGCCGCCGCATCCGCTAAGGTCGTCGCCATGACCCCTGCGCATGATCTTTCCCCCGGCGAGCTGGCAGCCCTTCTGCATTTCTATGCTGATTCCGGCGTCGAATGGCTGCTGGAGGATGAGCCGGTCGATCGCATCGCGCAGTTTGCCGAACAGAAGGCGGCGCGCGCCGCGCAGATGCGGGCGCGCTCCCCTGCCCCGGCCACCGGCGAGCAGCCCCGCGCGGCGAGCACATCCCCCGCGAGGGCTGCGCAGGCGGCCACCAGCCGTGCGCCGGCCCCTGCCCCGTCCGTTGCGGTCCCGGATGCCGATGCGGTGGCGGCGGCAAAATCCGCGGCAGAGGCGGCCCGGACGCTCGGCGAATTGAAGACCGCGCTGGACGCGTTTTCCGGATGCAATCTGAAGCACGGCGCGCGCTCCACCGTCTTTGCCAGCGGCAACCCGTCCTCCGGCATCATGGTGATCGGCCCCATGCCCTCTGCCGATGACGACCGCGACGGAGAACCTTTTGCCGGTCGTCAGGGACAGATGCTCGATCGCATGCTGTCCTCGATCGGCCTCTCGCGTGAGACGGTGCTTCTGACGAATGTCGTGCCGTGGCGCCCGCCGGGCAATCGCCAGCCTTCGCCGGCGGAAATCGAGATCTGCCGGCCCTTTATCGAGCGGCAGATCGCCCTGGCGGAACCCACCCACCTGCTGCTGCTCGGCAACTTTCCGGCGCGTTTTTTCCTGGATGGGGATGGCACCATCTTCAGCCTGCGCGGCAGCTGGCGTGAGGTCAGCATTGCAGGCCTTCGCATGCAGGCGCTCGCCAGTCTGCACCCGCAGGACCTGATGACGGCGCCTGCCAACAAGGCCCTGGCCTGGCAAGACCTCCTGCTGTTCCGGCACGGCCTGCCAAAACATTGATCAAGGTTAAGCTTTTATGAAATCTGCCATGCAATTTACGCATGGCAGCGACGCATTGCCCGTGCTTGCCGAATCTATGTTGCGGTGCAATATTAGCAGCCGTGTCTTGGGAGGAAACCGAACTTAGGAACCAAGGCCATGACCACGCGCATCCGCCCCATCCATTCCGGCTTCGAGACCTTGCGTCTCGCCGGCCTCTCACCCCGCTCCACGCAGGGCTACCACAATTTCGGCTCCGTCACGAACGAGCAGATTTCCGCGCGCGCCTATGTCCGCCGCGGCATGCAGGCCCGTCCGACGGCCATCTTCGCTGATTTCCGTGAACGTTGAGGACAAGATGATGATCAAGACGATCCGCAGCCTGCGCATGAACCTCGCCGCCATCGGCACGGCAGTCCGCGCCAGCTCCGAATACAC contains:
- a CDS encoding Hsp70 family protein; translated protein: MARALGLDFGTTNTVLALAEAGGTTTHSLPFTSSAGVSDSMRTALSFMKDPELGAQALKVEAGQAAIRMFIDNPGDCRFLQSIKTFAASAAFQATLVFARRQQFEDLMEIFLRRLKAYAGEEWPTEISRLVVGRPVRFAGANPDEALALERYQAALTRFELPEIHYVYEPVAAAYYFAQSLTHDANVLVADFGGGTTDYSLIRFERHAGELKAIPVGHSGVGIAGDHFDYRLIDNLVSPEIGKGSHFKSFGKLLDVPAGYYANFGRWNQLSIFKTTREFADLQSLVRSATEPDKLELFIELIEHDEGYPLYQAISATKMALSHEEEAEFHFSPLGKAGHKTVKRADFETWIADDLARIEEALDEVLVKTNTPAADVDKVFLTGGTSFVPAVRDLFRRRFDADRIESGGELLSIAHGLALIGESGDVGRWAA
- a CDS encoding uracil-DNA glycosylase — translated: MTPAHDLSPGELAALLHFYADSGVEWLLEDEPVDRIAQFAEQKAARAAQMRARSPAPATGEQPRAASTSPARAAQAATSRAPAPAPSVAVPDADAVAAAKSAAEAARTLGELKTALDAFSGCNLKHGARSTVFASGNPSSGIMVIGPMPSADDDRDGEPFAGRQGQMLDRMLSSIGLSRETVLLTNVVPWRPPGNRQPSPAEIEICRPFIERQIALAEPTHLLLLGNFPARFFLDGDGTIFSLRGSWREVSIAGLRMQALASLHPQDLMTAPANKALAWQDLLLFRHGLPKH